The Magnolia sinica isolate HGM2019 chromosome 9, MsV1, whole genome shotgun sequence genome contains a region encoding:
- the LOC131256845 gene encoding scopoletin glucosyltransferase-like, which translates to MEAKQPHVVIFPFMAQGHTIPLLDLSKVLSCKGLKVTIITTPSNSPFILQSTSNHPKIRAVELEFPIIEGLPKGCENTDQLPSMDFYVAFLRATKQLRRPFERLLHEMSTGRDLPICVISDFFLGWTLAACREFNVPRLVFHGMGVFSMSACKSVLLHGPHKHVSRDDESFSVPGLPVTTLLTLADLPQFISNFDPTTDPLAQFMMETVDSELDSWGVVVNSFLEMEIDYVPALESFYRNGAKAWCVGPILLYNEMEDAKQTRDDVAPNRYPTGKCIEWLDKRSISPCSVIYVSFGTQTHISNAQLDEVALGLEMSGQPFIWVVRSITWSPPDGMEERIKERGLIIREWAPQRRILAHPAIGGFLSHCGWNSVLESISGGVPILAWPMIAEQRLNAKFVVDELQAGVKIVGCASAEEGTVIEKGVICKGVEELMGKDGGRRFRESAKELSRVARRAVHEGGSSDKRLDEMINRLINQAK; encoded by the coding sequence ATGGAAGCCAAACAGCCCCATGTAGTCATTTTCCCATTCATGGCCCAGGGCCACACCATCCCGTTACTGGACCTCTCCAAGGTCCTGTCATGCAAGGGCCTCAAGGTGACCATTATCACTACCCCATCAAACTCCCctttcatcctccaatccacatCCAACCACCCCAAAATCCGTGCCGTTGAGCTTGAGTTCCCTATCATCGAAGGCCTACCCAAGGGCTGTGAAAACACTGACCAGCTCCCATCCATGGACTTCTATGTCGCATTTTTACGTGCCACCAAGCAACTCCGGCGTCCATTCGAGCGGCTCCTGCATGAGATGTCCACCGGTCGGGATCTTCCCATCTGTGTGATCTCTGACTTCTTCTTGGGGTGGACCCTTGCCGCATGCCGCGAGTTCAACGTCCCTCGGCTCGTCTTCCATGGCATGGGAGTGTTTTCGATGTCAGCATGCAAGTCCGTACTCTTGCATGGACCACATAAGCATGTGAGCAGAGACGATGAATCTTTTAGTGTGCCAGGGCTCCCGGTGACTACCCTGCTGACTTTAGCGGATCTACCccaatttatttctaatttcgaCCCAACTACAGACCCGCTTGCTCAATTTATGATGGAGACCGTGGACTCGGAACTAGACAGCTGGGGCGTGGTTGTTAACAGCTTTTTAGAAATGGAGATTGATTATGTGCCAGCTTTAGAGTCCTTCTACAGGAATGGGGCGAAGGCATGGTGTGTGGGACCTATTTTGTTGTACAACGAAATGGAGGATGCAAAGCAGACCCGAGATGATGTGGCCCCGAATAGATACCCGACAGGTAAATGCATTGAATGGTTAGACAAACGTAGCATATCACCATGTTCTGTCATCTATGTATCATTTGGGACCCAAACCCACATCTCCAACGCCCAGCTAGACGAGGTTGCCTTGGGATTGGAGATGTCAGGCCAGCCGTTCATCTGGGTGGTACGATCGATAACATGGTCCCCGCCTGATGGAATGGAAGAGAGGATAAAAGAGAGAGGTCTGATCATAagagaatgggccccacaaaggcgAATCCTCGCTCACCCAGCCATTGGAGGGTTCCTGAGTCATTGTGGCTGGAACTCAGTGCTGGAGAGCATCTCAGGAGGGGTGCCGATCCTAGCTTGGCCAATGATCGCCGAGCAGCGCTTGAATGCCAAGTTCGTTGTGGATGAACTCCAAGCTGGGGTTAAGATCGTCGGCTGCGCCAGTGCCGAGGAGGGAACTGTCATTGAGAAGGGCGTGATCTGTAAGGGAGTGGAGGAGCTGATGGGCAAAGATGGAGGAAGGAGGTTCAGGGAGAGTGCTAAAGAGCTGAGTCGGGTGGCAAGGCGAGCCGTCCATGAAGGTGGGTCATCTGATAAGAGATTGGATGAGATGATTAATCGTTTAATTAATCAGGCTAAGTAG